ACGTCCGATAGCTCTCAACCGACATCAGATCAAGCGGCTTGGATACGGGCTCTATGCTGAGCTGCGGCGGTTTCTCTTCCGCCATACTGTCGGCGGCTGTATTGTTGAACACTATAGAAATGGGTATCTATAACAAAACGGGAAGAATGTGAAAATAGACGCTATCGTACATGGCGGCAGGCGCAGACAAATATCATATACGCAGCCCCTTCCATGTGCGCACTTCCGTGGTGTTGCTGGGGTCCGTCGTCACTGCCGCGGCGAACGCCAGGGTTCACGCGCTAACTAGCGCCTACTCCACCAAAATTTTGTGACGATGCCGCAAGCTCGTCCACATTCACCCTCcgcaccagcagcagcaatggcaggcaccaaggagaagaagcaTGCCAAAGGCGTCAAGCGCGAGCTGAATAGCGATGCTGAGCCCCCGACCAAGAAGGCGAAGCTGCTCGACAACACCGACGACGAaggcgacgacgacgaccaGGGCGGAGCGTCGCTCAAGGTCAATGAGGATTATGCGCGCCGCTTCGAGTACAACAAGAAGCGCGCAGAACTTCACAGACGTATGTCAGCTCCATTCATAGTTTTGTGCATGACTGATTTGCATAGTGGAGGAGAAGTACGGCAAAGGCGATGCGCCCGCAAACGCCGATGACGGCGATTCGGAAGATTCCGAGGAAGGTGTAGAGGAAGATGACGCTGCCGAGCTGCTCGACGAGGCTCTTGACGAAGAGGTCAATGCGACGCTCCAGGCTCTCCGCGCAAAAGATCCCCGCATCTACAACAAGGAAGTCAAATTCTACCGTGAACCCGAAGAGGGCGAAAATGGCACAGAcgaaaagaagaagaaggagcCATCCATGACACTGAGAGATTACCACACCAAGAACCTCCTCGAGGGCAAATACACCACCGAAGACGTCGACGAAGAGGATGCGCCCCCAAGGACATATGCACAGGAGCAGGAGGAAGCACGACAGGAGCTCGTAAAGGCACTTGATGCTGCAGATGgtgacgatgacgatgattTCATCGTCGCAAAGGAGAAGCCTGAGAAGACTAAGAATGACCGTCCCAAGATCACAGTCGAGGATGTAGAAAAGGCCGACCAAGACCCAGAAACATTTCTGTCCAACTTTATGGCTTCGCGCGCTTGGGTGCCCACCAAATCTGCCCGTTTCCAGCCACTCGACGAAGACGAATCTGACGAAGACGCCGCTGCCGACGAATGGGAAAACTCGTACAACCTATACTTTGAAGACACCACAGGCGCCAACGAGAAAATCATGACATATGCGCGTGATGCCGTCGCAAGCACTACTGTTCGCCGAGACGACAAGAGTGGCCGACGAAAGGCTCGGGAGGCTGCAAGAGCCAAGAGAGAAGCTGAAAGGCGGGAGAAGGAGCAAGATCTTGCACGGCTGCGTAAGCTCAAGGTTGAAGAGATGGAGAACAAGGTCAAGCAGATCCGCCAGATTGGAGGTCTCAATGGCAGGGATTTCAAGATTGATGAGTGGAAGGATGTGCTCGAAGCGGACTGGTCAGATGAGCAATGGGACGCCGAAATGCAGAAGCGCTTCGGTGATGCATACTACGGCGAGGGTGACGCAGGCATGGAGGAAGAACAGGGCGGCAAAAAGGGCAAGAAGCCAAAGAAACCCAAGTttgacgacgacgacatcgaCATCAAAGACCTCGTTCCTGATTTCAAGGaagatgacgatgacgaagATCTCGCAGCGCTCTCTTCAGGCGACGAAGAAATGCCAGATGCCGCTGCAGGCGACTCCGACGACGAATCCACCTCCGCGACCAAGAAATCCTCCAAGAAGCGCAAACAAGAACGCGCAGAAGCAAAATCAGCGGCCCGTCGCGACCGCCGCCTGATTGAGAATCTCGTAAACCAAAACCTCGAATACGAAGCCGCCCTCGCCGCAAAACCAAACAAAAAGCACACGTCCCGCTTCCGCTACCGCGAAACCTCGCCCACCTCCTTTGGCCTTACCGCCCGCGATATCTTGCTCGCAGACGACAAGGCACTGAATGAATTCGCCGGCCTCAAGAAACTCGCTGCGTTTAGAGATCCcgtcaagaagaagaaggacaagaagTTTCTCAGCAAAAAGGCCAGAATCAGGCAGTGGAGAAAGGATACTTTTGGCGACCCGGATGGACCCAAGGGTGGCTTTGAGATGTTGCTTGGTGAGGAAGGGGCAGCCGGGGCAGGAATACACGAGGGGGGTGTGGCAAAACACAGTGGACAACAGCAACACGGTGACGGCGACGATGAGAATGGCGGGAGGAATATCGTCGAAggggagaagaagaagaaaaagagAAGCCGCAAGAGGAAGGCGGGCGCTGCCGAAGCCTAGGTGTCCTTTTTTTATTCTTTGTCACATCTTTGCTATGcgagaagagaagaagaaaatgCGACTTTTGTAATTTTTGTTTCTTCAGAGAGACCCTGTGTCTTTCAAAGCGTGTGAAGTGTGTGTGTCTACCCCGTATATACCGTGTATACCCCTATTTTCATGGTGATGGTGGCTTCGTCTACGTTACTTTGACGTGGgtagaaaagaagaaaagtGATTAACCCACCCCTGTGCCAGCTGATGCAGGGTCTCCACAATACACATTCCATAAACGCCATGTTTCACATCATGGCAAATCATGTAATGCTGATCTGTCTACCGACCCTGGTGGAGTTCATTGTTCTCGCCGACGCGGGATGACGATAGTGCCGTTTTCATAGAGTACCATGTCATGACGCGCTACATCACTATCAGCATACATCATCACTGCCACAGGTACTACGTCAGCTTGAAGATGGGGATGTGTTTTATTGATGAGCTACTACTCGGCCCAATTGGCGGCCGCTGGTGCATCTACATCCCAGAGAAGAGCCCTCTCAGCTCCTACTCGTTCCGCATTCGGAAGGTATCATGTTCGTCTTGTAAAGCAATGGAACCATGGGAGGTGTCCATCCGCGTCCAAAAAAAAACTGCACTGGGCCGTGTGATGGGTGAGGACTCGAGAAGATGGTCCAATTTCGGGGTACTTGTCGTGCCATTGTAACGGTGATATCAGACGGGGGAATGGCAATATGGGGTATGGTGACGTCGCACAATCATGGCACAGAACATGGCGAACCACTACTGATCGTCGGCATCATCGGGCTGGTCGAAGAGGAAGTTGGCGGCCAACTCCTCGTTCTTGTCGCACGCAAAGTAGGCCTGGATGACTAGGTCGCGCTCGAAGCCGAGGCGACACAGGCGTTCGATAGCCTCGCGCTCATCCTCGGTGACGGAGATGGCCTGGGCGCCTGGCGGCAGCGGTGCATCCTCGTCAGCGTCTTCTGCAAGCAGCTGCAGGAACTGCTCGGGGTTTTGCGCTATCATCTGCGCCAACTGAGGGTTGCCGGCGCCAACCTGCTGGAGGATGGGTTCAAGCATCTGTGGCTGCTGTTGTACCACCTGTCGTAGCTGCTGGAACTGAGGGTTGTTGCGCAGGAAGTCGAGCGAGTTTGCGTTGAGGGCAGCCCCGCCAGTGGCTCCAGGAGCACTACCACCGCGCTGGCCACCGCTCGGGCGATCTCGGTTGGCAGCCTGAGCAGCAGCCTCGAACAGGTTCATCGGCTCATCAGCTCCGGACGGTGCGTTGGCGGGCGTAGCGGTAGCACCTGTGTTGCCGGCAGGCGTGGGCGATGTCGGGGCACGAGCTTGTGCTTGTTGGGCTTGCTCCTGGAGCGCGCTCTCGGGGATACCCTAGAAGGACGTCAGAAAGTCTAATATGACAGGCACGTCGCTTGTATTACCGTCAGCAGATACTCGACCGCACGGTCGGGGTTGAAGAAGGCGGCGCGCATGGCGCGGTCAATGTCAGCCCTTGCGAAACCCATGCTCTCCATGTTGGCAATAGCGGCCTCGCGCTCTCCGCCCATGGTCAGAGCGGAGGGGTCGTTGAAGCGCTCACCGGAGGCTTGGGCCGGCGCGGGCGAGGGAGTAGCTGGCGCATTCTGCGGGTTTGATGAGGGTGCTGGAGCGGAGGGGGCGGCGGGCGTCTGGGCTGCTACTGGAGCAGGCGTCGAGGGCGCGGCTTTACTTGACGATGCAGCACCAGCAGCGGCCTTTGGCTTGGAGACCATGCACACAATGAAGCCCTTCTCCTCGATGTTGTACGACTCGACTGTGTTGGCATCCTGTAGAATCTTGCCTGTTGCCTCGTATCAGCGCCTGTAGCCGCCATGTCACGTCCTTTGCAAGGCCGGTGCACGCTCTTGTTCCTTTACTCACCAGAGTAGATGAGCTTCTGCTGGGGCACCTCCCAACCCTTTTCTGCCTGGATCTTGGCCTTGAGCGCGCCAATCTGTCATGGAATTAGCTGGCGGTGCGACAAATTTGTGCCCTGTGGCGGACTGCGCACCGT
This sequence is a window from Pyrenophora tritici-repentis strain M4 chromosome 4, whole genome shotgun sequence. Protein-coding genes within it:
- a CDS encoding ribosome biogenesis protein Kri1, with product MAGTKEKKHAKGGGASLKVNEDYARRFEYNKKRAELHRLEEKYGKGDAPANADDGDSEDSEEGVEEDDAAELLDEALDEEVNATLQALRAKDPRIYNKEVKFYREPEEGENGTDEKKKKEPSMTLRDYHTKNLLEGKYTTEDVDEEDAPPRTYAQEQEEARQELVKALDAADGDDDDDFIVAKEKPEKTKNDRPKITVEDVEKADQDPETFLSNFMASRAWVPTKSARFQPLDEDESDEDAAADEWENSYNLYFEDTTGANEKIMTYARDAVASTTVRRDDKSGRRKAREAARAKREAERREKEQDLARLRKLKVEEMENKVKQIRQIGGLNGRDFKIDEWKDVLEADWSDEQWDAEMQKRFGDAYYGEGDAGMEEEQGGKKGKKPKKPKFDDDDIDIKDLVPDFKEDDDDEDLAALSSGDEEMPDAAAGDSDDESTSATKKSSKKRKQERAEAKSAARRDRRLIENLVNQNLEYEAALAAKPNKKHTSRFRYRETSPTSFGLTARDILLADDKALNEFAGLKKLAAFRDPVKKKKDKKFLSKKARIRQWRKDTFGDPDGPKGGFEMLLATR
- a CDS encoding XPC-binding multi-domain protein, with protein sequence MKITFKDLKQNKFVIEAEPSETIGALKAKIQAEKGWEVPQQKLIYSGKILQDANTVESYNIEEKGFIVCMVSKPKAAAGAASSSKAAPSTPAPVAAQTPAAPSAPAPSSNPQNAPATPSPAPAQASGERFNDPSALTMGGEREAAIANMESMGFARADIDRAMRAAFFNPDRAVEYLLTGIPESALQEQAQQAQARAPTSPTPAGNTGATATPANAPSGADEPMNLFEAAAQAANRDRPSGGQRGGSAPGATGGAALNANSLDFLRNNPQFQQLRQVVQQQPQMLEPILQQVGAGNPQLAQMIAQNPEQFLQLLAEDADEDAPLPPGAQAISVTEDEREAIERLCRLGFERDLVIQAYFACDKNEELAANFLFDQPDDADDQ